Proteins encoded by one window of Mauremys mutica isolate MM-2020 ecotype Southern chromosome 25, ASM2049712v1, whole genome shotgun sequence:
- the STARD3 gene encoding stAR-related lipid transfer protein 3 isoform X1 codes for MNKPRDSQHDLEQSLPAIASMSTSLSQSQGFSPHCYFPPEKRKAISDVRRTFCLFVTFDLLFVSLLWIIELNTNNGIQKNLEIEIIEYRFKTSFFDIFVLAFFRFSVLLLGYALLKLRHWWVIAFTTLVSSAFLIVKVILSELLVKGAFGYVLPIVSFVIAWLETWFLDFKVLSQEAEEERWYLAAQAAAFRGPLLYSGALSDGQFYSPPESLAGSDDESDEDGVGRKALTAQEKGYVQQGKEAMEVVDQILAQEENWKFEKNNEFGDVVYTIEIPFHGKTFILKAFMQCPAETVYQEVILQPERMILWNKTVAACQILQRVEDNTIISYDVAAGAAGGVVSPRDFVNVRRIERRRDRYISSGMSTTHGLKPPLSKYVRGENGPGGFIVLKCANNPKVCTFIWILNTDLKGRLPRYLIHQSLAATMFEFAFHLRQRVSEVPGRP; via the exons ATGAACAAGCCCAGAGACTCGCAGCATGACCTGGAGCAGAGCCTCCCAGCCATTGCGTCCATGAGCACCTCCCTCTCGCAGAGCCAGGGCTTCTCCCCGCACTGTTACTTCCCGCCGGAGAAGAGGAAAGCCATCTCGGACGTCAGGAGGACTTTCTGCCTCTTCGTCACCTTCGACCTGCTGTTTGTCTCTCTGCTGTGGATAATTGAGCTGAAT ACCAACAATGGCATTCAGAAGAACTTGGAGATTGAAATCATTGAGTACCGGTTTAAAACCTCATTCTTTGATATATTT gtctTGGCTTTTTTCCGGTTTTCTGTGTTACTTCTGGGCTATGCACTCTTAAAACTGCGCCACTGGTGGGTCATCGCG TTCACTACGCTGGTGTCCAGTGCCTTCCTCATCGTGAAGGTCATCCTCTCTGAG CTGCTAGTCAAGGGGGCCTTTGGGTACGTACTTCCCATCGTCTCTTTCGTTATCGCCTGGCTTGAAACGTGGTTCCTGGATTTTAAAGTCCTGTCTCAGGAGGCGGAAGAGGAACGAT GGTACTTGGCAGCGCAGGCCGCAGCCTTCCGGGGCCCTCTGCTCTATTCCGGAGCCCTCTCGGACGGGCAGTTCTATTCCCCTCCGGAGTCCTTGGCAG GATCGGACGACGAGTCTGATGAAGACGGTGTGGGGAGGAAAGCGTTAACAGCCCAG GAGAAGGGATACGTCCAACAAGGCAAAGAAGCAATGGAGGTTGTGGATCAAATCCTAGCCCAGGAGGAGAACTGGAAATTCGAAAAAAACAAT GAGTTTGGCGATGTTGTTTACACCATTGAAATTCCTTTCCACGGCAAGACCTTTATTTTAAAG GCCTTCATGCAGTGTCCTGCTGAAACAGTCTACCAGGAGGTGATTCTCCAACCTGAGAGGATGATCCTGTGGAATAAAACGGTGGCAGCTTGCCAG ATCTTACAGCGCGTTGAAGATAACACCATTATCTCATACGATgttgcagcaggggctgcagggggtgtaGTGTCGCCCAG GGACTTTGTAAACGTGCGTCGCATTGAGCGAAGGCGAGACCGCTATATTTCCTCAGGGATGTCAACCACTCATGGTTTGAAGCCTCCGCTGTCCAAATACGTCAG GGGCGAGAACGGGCCCGGAGGCTTCATTGTACTGAAATGTGCCAACAATCCCAAAGTGTGCACCTTCATCTGGATCCTCAACACGGACCTCAAG GGTCGGCTTCCCCGTTACCTTATCCATCAAAGCCTGGCAGCTACCATGTTCGAGTTTGCGTTCCACCTGCGGCAGCGGGTCAGCGAGGTGCCGGGCAGGCCTTGA
- the STARD3 gene encoding stAR-related lipid transfer protein 3 isoform X2 — protein sequence MNKPRDSQHDLEQSLPAIASMSTSLSQSQGFSPHCYFPPEKRKAISDVRRTFCLFVTFDLLFVSLLWIIELNTNNGIQKNLEIEIIEYRFKTSFFDIFFTTLVSSAFLIVKVILSELLVKGAFGYVLPIVSFVIAWLETWFLDFKVLSQEAEEERWYLAAQAAAFRGPLLYSGALSDGQFYSPPESLAGSDDESDEDGVGRKALTAQEKGYVQQGKEAMEVVDQILAQEENWKFEKNNEFGDVVYTIEIPFHGKTFILKAFMQCPAETVYQEVILQPERMILWNKTVAACQILQRVEDNTIISYDVAAGAAGGVVSPRDFVNVRRIERRRDRYISSGMSTTHGLKPPLSKYVRGENGPGGFIVLKCANNPKVCTFIWILNTDLKGRLPRYLIHQSLAATMFEFAFHLRQRVSEVPGRP from the exons ATGAACAAGCCCAGAGACTCGCAGCATGACCTGGAGCAGAGCCTCCCAGCCATTGCGTCCATGAGCACCTCCCTCTCGCAGAGCCAGGGCTTCTCCCCGCACTGTTACTTCCCGCCGGAGAAGAGGAAAGCCATCTCGGACGTCAGGAGGACTTTCTGCCTCTTCGTCACCTTCGACCTGCTGTTTGTCTCTCTGCTGTGGATAATTGAGCTGAAT ACCAACAATGGCATTCAGAAGAACTTGGAGATTGAAATCATTGAGTACCGGTTTAAAACCTCATTCTTTGATATATTT TTCACTACGCTGGTGTCCAGTGCCTTCCTCATCGTGAAGGTCATCCTCTCTGAG CTGCTAGTCAAGGGGGCCTTTGGGTACGTACTTCCCATCGTCTCTTTCGTTATCGCCTGGCTTGAAACGTGGTTCCTGGATTTTAAAGTCCTGTCTCAGGAGGCGGAAGAGGAACGAT GGTACTTGGCAGCGCAGGCCGCAGCCTTCCGGGGCCCTCTGCTCTATTCCGGAGCCCTCTCGGACGGGCAGTTCTATTCCCCTCCGGAGTCCTTGGCAG GATCGGACGACGAGTCTGATGAAGACGGTGTGGGGAGGAAAGCGTTAACAGCCCAG GAGAAGGGATACGTCCAACAAGGCAAAGAAGCAATGGAGGTTGTGGATCAAATCCTAGCCCAGGAGGAGAACTGGAAATTCGAAAAAAACAAT GAGTTTGGCGATGTTGTTTACACCATTGAAATTCCTTTCCACGGCAAGACCTTTATTTTAAAG GCCTTCATGCAGTGTCCTGCTGAAACAGTCTACCAGGAGGTGATTCTCCAACCTGAGAGGATGATCCTGTGGAATAAAACGGTGGCAGCTTGCCAG ATCTTACAGCGCGTTGAAGATAACACCATTATCTCATACGATgttgcagcaggggctgcagggggtgtaGTGTCGCCCAG GGACTTTGTAAACGTGCGTCGCATTGAGCGAAGGCGAGACCGCTATATTTCCTCAGGGATGTCAACCACTCATGGTTTGAAGCCTCCGCTGTCCAAATACGTCAG GGGCGAGAACGGGCCCGGAGGCTTCATTGTACTGAAATGTGCCAACAATCCCAAAGTGTGCACCTTCATCTGGATCCTCAACACGGACCTCAAG GGTCGGCTTCCCCGTTACCTTATCCATCAAAGCCTGGCAGCTACCATGTTCGAGTTTGCGTTCCACCTGCGGCAGCGGGTCAGCGAGGTGCCGGGCAGGCCTTGA